Part of the Hyalangium ruber genome, GACCCCACCCGGAAGGGCGTCTACACGCGCAACTATGACGTGACGGACTCGGCCGGCAACAGCCCGCCGACGCTGAAGCGGCAGGTGCGGGTAGCCGACACGCGGCCGCCGCGACTGCTGCTCAACGGCGAGCTCATCGCCGCCGTGGAGTGTGGCTCGGGGTACACGGACCTGGGCGCCACGGCGCATGACCAGTGCGCGGGCGACCTGACGGGCTCCATCGTGAAGACCGGCTCGGTGACGGCGACGGTGCCGGGCAGCTACACGCTGGGCTTCCGCGTGACGGACCCCGAGGGCCTGAGCACCGAGGCGCAGCGCCGGGTGGCGGTGACGGACACCCAGCCGCCCGTGCTGGAGCTCCAGGGCCCCAGCCAGCTGGGCGTGGAGTGCGGCGATGCGCTCGTGGATCCGGGCGCGAAGGCCAGCGACGTGTGCTTCGGGGATGTCACCTCGCGCATCACCTCGACGGGCAGCGTGGAGACGGGCGTGCCGGGCAGCTACACCCGCACTTATAAGGTGACGGACCCCCAGGGCCTGAGCGCGCAGCCGGTGCAGCGCACGGTGCAGGTGGACGACACGCGCAAGCCGGTCGTCACGATGAACGGCCCGCGCCAGCAGCAGCTGGAGTGCGGCAGCGGCCCGTTCGCGGACCCGGGCGCCACGGCCAGTGACGTGTGCGCCGGCACGCTGACGGCGGTGGCCAGCGGCACGGTGGACTCGCGCTCGCTGGGGACCCACTCGGTCCACTACAGCGCGACGGACCCCTCGGGCAACACGGGCACCACGGCGGATCCGCGCCTGGTGACGGTGGCCGACACGCTGCCCCCCTCGCTGCTGCTCCAGGGCCCGGCCTCCGCCAGCATCGAGTGCGGCACGCGCTACGAGGAGACGGGTGCCAAGGCGAGCGACCAGTGCGCGGGCGACGTGAGCGACCGCATCGTCATCTCCGGCAACGTGAACCCGGGCGCGGTGGGCAGCTACACGGTGAGCTACAGCGTGACGGACCCCTCGGGCAACGCGGCCAGCACCGCCCTGCGCACGGTGGCGGTGGCGGACTCGCTGCCGCCCACGCTGACGCTCCGGGGCGCGGCCGCGGCCAGCGTCGAGTGCGGCATGCCCTACGAGGAGTCGGGCGCCACGGCCACGGACCTGTGCGCCGGGGACGTGAGCAACCGCATCGTCATCTCCGGCGGCGTGGACCCGCGCGCGGTGGGCACCTACGCGGTGAGCTACAGCGTGACGGACCTCGCGGGCAACGCGGCCAGCACCGCCGTTCGCACGGTGGCGGTGGCCGACACGCTGCCGCCCACGCTGCTGCTCCAGGGCTCGGCCACCGCGCGCGTCGAGTGCGGCACCCGCTACGAGGAGGCGGGCGCCAAGGCGAGCGACCTGTGCAGCGGCGATGTGAGCGACCGCGTCGTCATCTCCGGCAACGTGGACCCCAGCGCGGTGGGCACCTACGCGGTGAGCTACAGCGTGACGGACCTCGCGGGCAACCGGACGAGCACCGCGCACCGCACGGTGGAGGTAGCCGACACGCTGCCGCCGCGGATTGCCTGCCCCGCGCCCATCGTCGCCGAGGCCATCGAAGGCAGCCTGGCCCCCATCAACCTCGGCACGGCGACGGCCACGGACTCGTGCGACCGCGAGGTGCGCGTGTCCAGCCCTCAGGGCACGCTGTTCGCCGCGGGCACCACGACGGTGACGTACACGGCGACGGATGCCTCGGGTAACCGCGCCAGCTGCACCTCGACCGTCACCGTGCAGGCCATCGCGCTGCCGGACACCTGGATTGTCCAGGCGCCGCCCGAGCAGACCGAGGACACGCGCGCCACGTTCGGGTTCGAGGCCTCCAAGCCGGACGTGACGTACGAGTGCAGCCTGGACGGGGTGGACTTCTTCCAGTGCGAGAAGCTCTCCACCTTCGAGGCGCTGGCCGAGGGCGCTCACGACATCCTCGTCCGCGCCCGCGACACCCGGGGCCTGGTGGATCCGACGCCCGCCTCCGCCAAGTGGATGGTGATGGCGAAGCGTCCCGAGCTGTGGGACGGTGCGCTCCTGGGCGGCGGCCATGGCGGCTGCGCGGCGACGGGCAGCGGGTCCGCGTCGCTGGCGATGCTGGGGTTGGTGTTGGTCTCGCTCCTGGAGGCCCGGAAGCGTCGGCGCTAGCCCGCTGTTCCTTTCGGCCATGGGGCGGGAATTCGGGGCCGCCCCTCCCCTTCTTCGAGCCTTTCACTCAATGCCTTCACGAAATCGCTCCCCACGCGCCTGGCTGCTCGCCCTCGCCGCGCTGCTCTGGGGTACCGCCGCC contains:
- a CDS encoding immunoglobulin-like domain-containing protein — translated: MLVALAVSACGVESGEAQPEASQAHVRSVRQEAQSTRKVLVLDSSVAGGASREVQAITDLGFEPVPVSPAEWATKSAEEFMTYRALVIGDAACETGTAAFQAAIDTRDVWGRIIDGRVVIIGSDPTSNNTLNLVESAMAVALERPKLTGMYIALGCAYADAPVGTAVPLLEPFGTFEVGGTGCADAAHIFAMSPDTLSAPLWDEGLEGDGCAARSVFTQYPERAFAAAALGINSSGIPVPGQQDYLDYSLGAPITFSGAPYILVYGAMAVGSGCGMPESPAGEECDLGDQLNGQPALPGQPSGDTCSFTCRNHWCGDGVVDWDQGEQCDNGFQNGRSRDAAGSIGECSAFCTVAQAPVSHPPVANCQNVTLVARNVCGLSASIDNGSTDIDGDLLGCTQSPAGPFPIGQTQVTLTCEDEVGNVASCTGTVTVEDRVVPTLALVGSSPQLTECGGEYTEQGATASDLCSGDLTSAIVMSGTVDPTRKGVYTRNYDVTDSAGNSPPTLKRQVRVADTRPPRLLLNGELIAAVECGSGYTDLGATAHDQCAGDLTGSIVKTGSVTATVPGSYTLGFRVTDPEGLSTEAQRRVAVTDTQPPVLELQGPSQLGVECGDALVDPGAKASDVCFGDVTSRITSTGSVETGVPGSYTRTYKVTDPQGLSAQPVQRTVQVDDTRKPVVTMNGPRQQQLECGSGPFADPGATASDVCAGTLTAVASGTVDSRSLGTHSVHYSATDPSGNTGTTADPRLVTVADTLPPSLLLQGPASASIECGTRYEETGAKASDQCAGDVSDRIVISGNVNPGAVGSYTVSYSVTDPSGNAASTALRTVAVADSLPPTLTLRGAAAASVECGMPYEESGATATDLCAGDVSNRIVISGGVDPRAVGTYAVSYSVTDLAGNAASTAVRTVAVADTLPPTLLLQGSATARVECGTRYEEAGAKASDLCSGDVSDRVVISGNVDPSAVGTYAVSYSVTDLAGNRTSTAHRTVEVADTLPPRIACPAPIVAEAIEGSLAPINLGTATATDSCDREVRVSSPQGTLFAAGTTTVTYTATDASGNRASCTSTVTVQAIALPDTWIVQAPPEQTEDTRATFGFEASKPDVTYECSLDGVDFFQCEKLSTFEALAEGAHDILVRARDTRGLVDPTPASAKWMVMAKRPELWDGALLGGGHGGCAATGSGSASLAMLGLVLVSLLEARKRRR